One Silurus meridionalis isolate SWU-2019-XX chromosome 10, ASM1480568v1, whole genome shotgun sequence genomic window carries:
- the il21 gene encoding interleukin-21 isoform X1, which translates to MYRPRRVFPASRRILYKAACWAQTSSPKDMKTDRLLQQAISHLKSLISTEKDNGIFLHSPTNDIEECCSQSALECFRKELTSTTHKTSKKLKMKLARNLGKPSIMNSLNTCSETEIKKVQCMTCDSYPKVNSSQFLVNLQSRLQKAFSSRP; encoded by the exons ATG TATCGACCAAGACGTGTTTTTCCTGCGTCCCGAAGGATCCTATATAAAG CAGCATGCTGGGCTCAAACGTCGTCTCCTAAGGATATGAAAACTGACAGACTACTCCAGCAAGCAATCTCCCACCTCAAATCACTTATTAGCACAGAAAAG GACAATGGCATATTCCTCCACTCCCCAACGAATGATATCGAG gagTGCTGCTCTCAGTCTGCTCTCGAGTGCTTCAGGAAAGAGCTTACCAGCACCACCCATAAGACTTCAAAAAAACTGAAGATGAAACTGGCAAGAAATCTCGGGAAGCCATCCATC ATGAACAGCCTGAACACCTGCAGTGAGACAGAAATAAAG AAAGTCCAGTGCATGACCTGTGACTCCTACCCGAAGGTTAACAGCAGCCAATTCCTGGTTAATTTACAGTCCCGTCTGCAGAAG GCTTTCAGTAGCCGTCCTTAA
- the il21 gene encoding interleukin-21 isoform X2, producing the protein MKTDRLLQQAISHLKSLISTEKDNGIFLHSPTNDIEECCSQSALECFRKELTSTTHKTSKKLKMKLARNLGKPSIMNSLNTCSETEIKKVQCMTCDSYPKVNSSQFLVNLQSRLQKAFSSRP; encoded by the exons ATGAAAACTGACAGACTACTCCAGCAAGCAATCTCCCACCTCAAATCACTTATTAGCACAGAAAAG GACAATGGCATATTCCTCCACTCCCCAACGAATGATATCGAG gagTGCTGCTCTCAGTCTGCTCTCGAGTGCTTCAGGAAAGAGCTTACCAGCACCACCCATAAGACTTCAAAAAAACTGAAGATGAAACTGGCAAGAAATCTCGGGAAGCCATCCATC ATGAACAGCCTGAACACCTGCAGTGAGACAGAAATAAAG AAAGTCCAGTGCATGACCTGTGACTCCTACCCGAAGGTTAACAGCAGCCAATTCCTGGTTAATTTACAGTCCCGTCTGCAGAAG GCTTTCAGTAGCCGTCCTTAA